In Athene noctua chromosome 8, bAthNoc1.hap1.1, whole genome shotgun sequence, a genomic segment contains:
- the TM4SF19 gene encoding LOW QUALITY PROTEIN: transmembrane 4 L6 family member 19 (The sequence of the model RefSeq protein was modified relative to this genomic sequence to represent the inferred CDS: substituted 1 base at 1 genomic stop codon) gives MCVGKCSRIVGPCLLALGTLSMAANILLLCPSGTWKYLVEGHISKHAKVLPGVWGGGIVVLLAATHITAVGWRCTGCSDCGTRHNAFISAVLSKLAVLGAAACFVFSGLGLTDGPLCFYNASKHGHGHGTLWGYPFRDASHQEPDTRXGSRNYLFDRRIWSICLEPKGVVVWNGILFFLLLLISAAEMVLASLQVLNGCLGCLCGYCEGK, from the exons ATGTGTGTGGGGAAGTGCAGCCGGATTGTGGGTCCCTGCCTGCTGGCGCTGGGCACGCTCTCCATGGCAGCCaacatcctcctcctctgtcccagcGGGACATGGAAGTACCTGGTGGAGGGGCACATCAGCAAACACGCCAAGGTCCTGCCGGGGGTCTGGGGAGGCGGCATCGTG GTGCTGCTGGCAGCGACCCACATCACAGCAGTGGGGTGGCGATGCACCGGCTGCTCTGACTGCGGCACCCGCCACAAC GCTTTCATCTCCGCCGTGCTCTCCAAGCTGGCGGTCCTGGGCGCTGCTGCCTGCTTCGTCTTCTCTGGGTTGGGTTTGACCGATGGACCCCTCTGCTTCTACAACGCCTCCAAGCATGGCCACGGGCATGGCACCCTCTGGGGTTACCCCTTCCGGGACGCCAGCCACCAGGAGCCTGACACCAGGTGAGGCAGCAGG AACTACCTGTTTGATCGTCGCATCTGGAGCATCTGCCTGGAGCCGAAGGGTGTTGTGGTTTGGAATGgcatcctcttcttcctcctgctgctcatcAGTGCTGCCGAGATGGTGCTGGCCTCCCTCCAGGTCCTCAACGGCTGCCTTGGGTGCCTCTGTGGCTATTGCGAGGGCAAGTAG